In the genome of Meles meles chromosome 16, mMelMel3.1 paternal haplotype, whole genome shotgun sequence, one region contains:
- the LOC123927209 gene encoding LOW QUALITY PROTEIN: kelch-like protein 9 (The sequence of the model RefSeq protein was modified relative to this genomic sequence to represent the inferred CDS: inserted 1 base in 1 codon) translates to MKVSLGNGEMGVTAHLQPCKAGTTRFFTSNTHSSVVLQGFDQLRIEGLLCDGTLVPGDGDEIFPVHRAMMASASDYFKAMFTGGMKEQDLMCIKLHGVNKVGLKKIIDFIYTAKLSLNMDNLQDTLEAASFLQILPVLDFCKVFLISGVSLDNCVEVGRIANTYNLIEVDKYVNNFILKXFPALLSTGEFLKLPFERLAFVLSSNSLKHCSELELFKAACRWLRLEDPRMDYAAKLMKNIRFPLMTPQDLINYVQTVDFMRTDNTCVNLLLEASNYQMMPYMQPVMQSDRTAIRSDSTHLVTLGGVLRQQLVVSKELRMYDERAQEWRSLAPMDAPRYQHGIAVIGNFLYVVGGQSNYDTKGKTAVDTVFRFDPRYNKWMQVASLNEKRTFFHLSALKGHLYAVGGRSAAGELATVECYNPRMNEWSYVAKMSEPHYGHAGTVYGGLMYISGGITHDTFQNELMCFDPDTDKWTQKAPMTTVRGLHCMCTVGDKLYVIGGNHFRGTSDYDDVLSCEYYSPTLDQWTPIAAMLRGQSDVGVAVFENKIYVVGGYSWNNRCMVEIVQKYDPEKDEWHKVFDLPESLGGIRACTLTVFPPEENPGSPSRESPLSAPSDHS, encoded by the exons ATGAAAGTGTCTCTTGGTAACGGTGAAATGGGCGTCACCGCCCATCTGCAGCCTTGCAAGGCAGGAACCACGCGGTTTTTTACCAGCAATACTCACAGTTCGGTGGTATTGCAAGGCTTCGATCAGCTTAGAATAGAAGGCTTGCTTTGTGATGGGACCCTGGTACCAGGTGATGGAGATGAAATCTTCCCCGTTCACAGAGCTATGATGGCGTCTGCCAGTGATTATTTCAAGGCGATGTTCACAGGTGGTATGAAAGAACAAGATTTAATGTGCATTAAGCTACATGGGGTGAACAAGGTTGGTCTgaagaaaataattgattttatttatactGCAAAACTTTCCCTTAATATGGACAATCTCCAGGACACACTTGAAGCTGCCAGCTTTTTACAAATTTTACCTGTTTTGGACTTCTGTAAAGTATTTCTTATTTCAGGAGTCTCTTTAGATAACTGTGTTGAAGTTGGACGAATTGCTAACACCTACAATCTTATCGAAGTGGATAAATATGTCAATAATTTCATCCTGA AATTTCCTGCATTACTGAGTACTGGGGAGTTTCTGAAACTCCCCTTTGAACGGCTTGCCTTTGTGCTTTCTAGTAATAGTCTTAAGCACTGTTCTGAACTTGAGCTCTTCAAGGCTGCCTGTCGCTGGCTAAGGTTGGAAGACCCTCGGATGGATTATGCTGCAAAATTAATGAAGAATATTCGATTTCCATTGATGACCCCCCAGGATCTCATCAATTACGTGCAGACAGTAGATTTCATGAGAACAGACAATACCTGTGTGAATTTGCTTTTAGAAGCTAGCAATTACCAAATGATGCCATATATGCAGCCAGTGATGCAGTCAGATAGAACTGCCATTCGATCTGACTCGACACACTTGGTCACATTAGGAGGAGTTTTGAGACAGCAGCTGGTTGTCAGTAAAGAATTACGGATGTATGATGAAAGGGCACAAGAATGGAGATCTCTAGCCCCCATGGATGCTCCTCGCTACCAGCATGGTATTGCTGTCATTGGAAACTTTCTTTATGTAGTTGGTGGTCAAAGCAATTATGATACGAAGGGAAAAACTGCTGTTGATACAGTTTTCAGGTTTGATCCTCGGTATAATAAATGGATGCAGGTTGCATCATTAAATGAAAAGCGCACATTCTTCCACTTGAGTGCCCTCAAAGGACATTTATATGCTGTTGGTGGGCGAAGTGCAGCTGGTGAACTGGCCACAGTAGAATGTTACAACCCAAGGATGAATGAGTGGAGCTATGTTGCAAAAATGAGTGAACCCCACTATGGCCATGCTGGAACAGTGTATGGAGGCCTAATGTATATTTCAGGAGGAATTACTCATGACACCTTCCAGAATGAGCTCATGTGTTTTGACCCAGATACAGACAAATGGACACAGAAGGCTCCAATGACCACAGTCAGAGGTCTGCACTGCATGTGTACAGTTGGAGACAAGCTCTATGTCATTGGTGGCAATCACTTCAGAGGAACAAGTGATTATGATGATGTTCTAAGCTGTGAATACTATTCGCCAACCCTTGACCAGTGGACACCAATTGCTGCTATGTTAAGAGGTCAAAGTGATGTTGGAGTTGCcgtctttgaaaataaaatctatgttGTAGGTGGATATTCTTGGAATAATCGTTGTATGGTTGAAATTGTCCAGAAATATGACCCAGAAAAGGATGAGTGGCATAAAGTTTTTGACCTTCCAGAATCACTTGGTGGCATTCGAGCTTGTACTCTCACAGTTTTTCCACCTGAGGAAAACCCTGGATCACCTTCTAGAGAATCCCCTCTTTCAGCACCTTCAGATCATTCTTAG